A portion of the Cellulophaga algicola DSM 14237 genome contains these proteins:
- a CDS encoding YihY/virulence factor BrkB family protein: protein MLDNSEKKFKLKDLPSLIVDTYKAWDKANPWRLSAVVAYYAVLSLPALLIIIINIVGSIWGTEIVQGRLTSEISTALGSNAAEAIETIIAETQNKEENLISTIIGIGTLLFGATGVFYQLKLSLNEMWHIKPNPNANFWKLVTDRARSFAFILVIGFLLLVSFIVTAGISALNEYIRKVFPDILIYIAYILDFTVSIGIITVLFALMFRYMPDAKIRWKTVWIGALITAVLFVIGKSLLGFYFGEANPGSTYGAAGTIVLILLWVSYSCLILFFGAEFTYIYAKRYGHKITPSYVALEDNNTNSEQPSKSIKS, encoded by the coding sequence ATGCTAGATAACAGCGAGAAAAAATTTAAACTTAAAGATTTACCCTCTTTAATTGTGGATACTTATAAAGCTTGGGACAAAGCAAACCCGTGGCGCCTAAGTGCCGTAGTAGCTTATTACGCCGTGTTATCGCTCCCTGCTTTACTGATTATCATCATAAATATTGTAGGTAGTATTTGGGGAACAGAAATTGTTCAAGGAAGATTAACCTCTGAAATCTCTACTGCTCTGGGCAGTAATGCGGCAGAAGCTATTGAAACCATCATTGCAGAAACACAAAACAAGGAAGAAAATTTAATTTCTACCATAATTGGTATTGGAACATTACTTTTTGGTGCTACAGGGGTATTTTATCAATTAAAATTATCCCTAAATGAAATGTGGCATATTAAACCCAACCCCAACGCAAATTTTTGGAAATTAGTTACAGATAGAGCCAGAAGTTTTGCATTTATCTTGGTCATTGGCTTCCTACTCTTAGTTAGTTTTATTGTTACCGCAGGTATTTCTGCCTTAAACGAATACATTAGAAAAGTTTTTCCTGATATTTTAATTTACATTGCTTATATATTAGATTTCACAGTCTCCATAGGCATCATAACGGTACTATTTGCATTGATGTTCCGGTATATGCCAGATGCAAAAATTCGATGGAAAACAGTTTGGATTGGAGCTTTAATTACCGCAGTCTTATTTGTCATAGGAAAATCGCTTTTAGGCTTTTATTTTGGTGAGGCAAATCCTGGTTCTACTTACGGTGCGGCAGGTACAATTGTTTTAATACTTCTCTGGGTTTCTTATTCTTGCCTGATTCTATTTTTCGGTGCAGAGTTCACCTATATTTACGCCAAAAGATACGGCCACAAAATTACACCAAGCTATGTTGCTTTGGAAGACAACAACACAAATTCTGAACAACCATCTAAATCTATAAAATCATGA
- a CDS encoding lmo0937 family membrane protein → MLSYFKILAAILLALWAIGFFFFDFGLLIHLVLVLAAVLLIISVLKENNY, encoded by the coding sequence ATGCTCAGTTACTTTAAAATTCTAGCAGCAATATTACTAGCGCTGTGGGCCATAGGGTTTTTCTTTTTTGATTTCGGCCTATTGATTCACTTAGTATTAGTACTGGCAGCAGTGCTTCTTATAATTAGTGTTTTAAAAGAGAACAATTATTAA
- a CDS encoding helix-turn-helix domain-containing protein yields the protein MTINVKFDYNILCRKVLCEQLDAMGLEYSLLGVGEIILNKTPDNAQMLVITENLSAYGIEIISNQQIALIQRIKDAITLVVNGDEEAQKYNVSTYLSEKLDYSYAYLSNLFSETTHTSIENFVILKKIDVAKTLIIENDLTLTEIAYKLNYSSVAHLSTQFKKTTGLTPSSFQKIIKKRKEKVGYRN from the coding sequence ATGACAATAAATGTAAAGTTTGATTATAACATTTTATGCAGAAAAGTGCTTTGTGAGCAACTAGATGCCATGGGTCTAGAATATTCTTTACTAGGTGTTGGAGAAATTATATTAAATAAAACTCCTGACAATGCTCAAATGCTAGTTATAACAGAAAATTTATCAGCATACGGAATAGAAATCATCAGCAACCAACAAATAGCTTTAATACAACGCATAAAAGATGCTATTACGCTCGTTGTAAATGGTGATGAAGAAGCGCAAAAATATAATGTTTCTACTTATTTATCTGAAAAATTAGATTATTCCTATGCCTACCTTTCCAATTTATTTTCTGAGACAACACACACCTCAATAGAGAATTTTGTTATCTTAAAAAAGATTGATGTAGCTAAAACACTTATTATTGAGAATGATCTAACCTTAACCGAAATTGCGTATAAGTTAAATTACAGTAGCGTTGCACATTTATCAACACAGTTTAAGAAAACAACCGGACTTACTCCTTCTTCTTTTCAAAAAATAATAAAAAAAAGAAAAGAAAAAGTAGGATATAGAAACTAA
- a CDS encoding ATP-binding protein: MAKKLILSPKLYIVLLIIAAALLTFIGSISYKQISEFKEAANAVTHTLEVETEINNLFSIYSQMESAQLTNLLRKDTLVTSISFQKYIDESDIKFNKLTVLLDDNPIQQTHLTRVGELQRNLVKALKAIAVSPKVRLKYSTKERTKLDEIAHIMAELKQRKNFMLIKEEKLLKERKEEFNSYAFLSPFMILVLGVFAMFVFVVSFIKINNERKNRSKAEAFLSNVMAKTENIVNFYEPIYNDNGEVTDFKLVYANERNKIDFGLDPEDIVGKPISKIFPFTVLNGEYEVLAKSFIDKKESQLSRQVLLNGKKIWLESVMSPLNNGLLIIAKNTSHEKESVAKLNALNLELQEQYEEIKETDEFLQNVIKSTNNVISYFEPQTDKEGIITDFTIFYTNEEIKNTTGQKPNELVQKKISDVYPFLMNNGVFELLCEAVKTGKPIEFERDYIFNNVHMWFDTYAIKTGDGVCVTSMNISKQKQDERKILEINEQLKRQNAILKDAKTLAKIGNYRWSFVVEKEESSDISDNLYMLLDCKPQEFPPTHENYKNFIHPEDLPGYKESIKEAIDKKKSVDFSYRIINNSRKIKHFRTTGHFQDDALIGVIQDITNQVKGALKLKEKNQELKRSNEELESFNRVASHDLQEPIRKIQMFISRIEDTDYNNLSERGKEFFAKISSSSERMRMLIKYLLSYSRINKTKSEFTTVSLEEIIDKVKEDLEARIKESGVDLVIDNLPTLNAVPFQMEQLFNNLVSNAIKYRGPEDPRIIINCKKLKRSDITDNFVKKQKSYYRISVIDNGIGFDQVHADKVFELFQRLHQKTEYTGTGIGLAICKKITQNHGGHISVESFIGKGSTFCVYLPA; the protein is encoded by the coding sequence GTGGCTAAAAAGCTAATATTATCCCCAAAACTCTATATAGTATTACTCATTATTGCAGCAGCTCTGCTTACCTTTATTGGCAGCATAAGCTATAAACAAATATCGGAATTTAAAGAAGCTGCCAATGCTGTAACTCATACATTAGAAGTTGAAACAGAAATAAATAATCTATTTTCAATATACTCACAAATGGAATCAGCACAGCTGACCAATTTGTTACGAAAAGACACCTTAGTAACCTCTATATCTTTTCAAAAATATATTGATGAGTCTGACATTAAATTTAACAAACTAACAGTTTTATTAGACGACAACCCCATACAACAAACTCATTTAACACGCGTAGGAGAATTACAACGAAATCTTGTAAAAGCATTGAAAGCTATAGCGGTTTCACCTAAAGTACGCTTAAAATATTCTACCAAAGAGCGTACCAAATTAGACGAGATTGCCCATATCATGGCAGAACTTAAGCAGCGTAAAAACTTTATGCTGATAAAAGAAGAAAAACTTTTAAAAGAACGTAAAGAGGAGTTTAACTCGTACGCATTCTTATCTCCTTTTATGATATTAGTATTGGGCGTATTTGCCATGTTTGTATTTGTAGTATCGTTCATTAAAATTAATAATGAACGTAAAAACAGATCTAAAGCAGAAGCATTCCTTTCTAACGTCATGGCTAAAACAGAAAATATTGTAAATTTCTATGAGCCTATTTACAATGACAATGGTGAGGTTACTGATTTTAAGTTAGTCTATGCTAATGAGCGTAACAAAATAGATTTTGGATTAGACCCGGAAGATATTGTAGGAAAACCAATTTCAAAAATATTCCCGTTTACAGTTTTAAATGGCGAGTATGAGGTACTAGCGAAATCATTTATAGACAAGAAAGAAAGTCAGCTAAGCAGACAAGTACTTTTAAATGGTAAAAAAATATGGCTAGAGTCTGTAATGAGTCCTTTAAACAATGGCTTATTGATTATTGCAAAAAACACCTCCCATGAAAAAGAATCTGTCGCTAAACTAAATGCTTTAAATTTAGAGTTACAGGAACAATATGAAGAAATAAAAGAAACGGACGAGTTTTTGCAGAACGTTATTAAAAGTACCAATAACGTTATAAGTTATTTTGAACCTCAAACAGATAAGGAAGGAATTATCACAGATTTTACGATCTTTTATACCAATGAAGAAATTAAAAATACTACAGGTCAAAAACCAAATGAGTTAGTCCAGAAAAAAATATCAGATGTTTATCCTTTCTTGATGAATAACGGTGTTTTTGAACTATTATGTGAGGCGGTAAAAACAGGAAAACCTATTGAATTTGAACGAGATTATATTTTTAATAATGTTCATATGTGGTTTGATACCTATGCCATTAAAACTGGTGATGGAGTCTGCGTTACTTCTATGAATATTTCAAAACAGAAACAAGACGAACGAAAAATTTTAGAAATAAACGAACAACTCAAAAGACAGAACGCTATTTTAAAAGATGCTAAAACATTAGCCAAAATCGGTAATTACCGCTGGAGCTTCGTAGTTGAAAAAGAAGAAAGTTCAGATATCTCCGATAACCTATATATGCTTTTAGATTGCAAACCTCAAGAATTTCCTCCTACACATGAAAATTATAAGAATTTTATTCATCCCGAGGATTTGCCTGGCTACAAGGAAAGCATTAAAGAAGCTATTGATAAAAAGAAATCCGTAGATTTCTCATACCGCATCATAAACAACTCAAGAAAAATAAAACATTTTAGAACTACAGGACATTTTCAAGATGATGCCTTAATTGGTGTCATCCAAGATATTACGAATCAAGTAAAAGGCGCCCTTAAATTAAAAGAGAAGAATCAGGAGCTAAAAAGATCAAACGAAGAGTTAGAATCATTTAATAGAGTTGCCAGTCATGATTTACAAGAGCCTATTAGAAAAATTCAGATGTTTATATCTAGAATAGAAGATACGGATTATAACAATTTATCAGAGAGAGGCAAAGAATTCTTTGCTAAAATTTCCTCATCTTCTGAGCGCATGCGAATGCTTATTAAATATTTATTATCGTATTCGCGTATTAATAAAACAAAAAGCGAATTTACAACAGTAAGTCTTGAAGAAATTATAGATAAAGTTAAAGAAGATTTAGAAGCACGCATTAAAGAGTCTGGTGTAGATTTGGTTATAGATAACCTTCCTACCTTAAATGCGGTTCCCTTTCAAATGGAACAATTGTTTAATAACTTAGTATCAAACGCTATTAAATATAGAGGACCAGAAGATCCTAGAATTATAATTAATTGTAAGAAACTAAAACGAAGTGATATTACAGATAACTTCGTAAAAAAACAGAAATCATACTACCGCATATCTGTAATTGATAATGGTATTGGTTTTGATCAAGTACATGCCGATAAGGTGTTTGAGCTTTTTCAACGCTTGCATCAAAAAACAGAATATACCGGAACAGGTATTGGTTTAGCTATTTGTAAAAAAATAACCCAAAACCATGGGGGTCATATTTCTGTAGAGAGCTTTATAGGAAAAGGATCTACCTTCTGTGTTTACCTTCCTGCTTAA
- a CDS encoding DUF2254 domain-containing protein — protein MIKSIRKYLKAWYYKVLYSIAFYPVLLSILFLIIAVTTNRAESLEIVVKLKEKIPYLFISDYDTSRAILNTLVAGILSLTVFSFSMVMVVLSQASSNFSPRVLPSLISNKKHQLILGFYIGTLLYCIFSLITLGAKGVDSDAIGLSTMLAAMFSVVCIVFFVDFIHSISTAIQINNIIDRIYVSSSKSLQKAYNSQHKKITLSVSETTNFKPLVIKKTGYYISFDMSLISAASKNKELQINVLPYLNQHLWEGDVIATVSKNLTDETMDELLFGFNLSTNRHSGDEGIGGMIKLMEIAVKAMSPGINDPGTAIEAVTKLGKLLYQSVAFANATSEAVVHTKWIVVSHNIAIEELLRIIIQPIRFYAKEDCTVLFQLIKALKYSMTNPKISEDNKASIVMELSILEADVKKYIVNEADRRKLLQQF, from the coding sequence ATGATAAAATCAATAAGGAAGTATTTAAAAGCATGGTATTATAAGGTGTTATATAGCATTGCATTTTATCCTGTTCTACTTAGTATTCTATTTCTAATTATTGCGGTAACAACTAATCGTGCCGAAAGTTTAGAGATTGTAGTAAAACTTAAGGAGAAAATTCCTTATTTATTTATTTCAGACTATGATACCTCAAGGGCTATATTAAACACTTTAGTCGCAGGCATATTATCGCTAACCGTTTTTAGCTTTTCTATGGTCATGGTGGTTCTTAGCCAAGCTTCTTCCAATTTTTCTCCTCGGGTATTGCCCAGCTTAATTTCAAATAAGAAACACCAACTAATTTTAGGGTTTTACATTGGCACCCTACTTTACTGTATTTTCTCGTTAATAACCTTGGGTGCTAAAGGAGTAGATTCTGATGCTATTGGTCTGTCTACAATGCTTGCCGCAATGTTTAGTGTTGTTTGTATTGTGTTTTTTGTAGATTTTATTCACAGCATATCAACCGCAATTCAAATTAATAATATTATAGATCGTATTTATGTTTCTAGTTCTAAATCATTACAAAAAGCGTATAATTCTCAGCATAAAAAAATCACGTTAAGTGTATCAGAAACTACTAATTTTAAACCGCTAGTGATCAAGAAAACAGGTTACTATATTAGTTTTGATATGTCATTAATTTCAGCAGCTAGTAAAAATAAAGAATTGCAAATAAATGTTTTACCTTATTTAAATCAGCACCTATGGGAGGGTGATGTTATTGCTACGGTTTCTAAAAACTTGACTGATGAAACCATGGATGAATTATTATTCGGGTTTAACTTATCTACTAACAGACATTCTGGAGATGAGGGTATTGGTGGAATGATAAAACTTATGGAAATTGCTGTTAAGGCAATGTCGCCTGGTATTAATGATCCCGGAACTGCTATAGAGGCAGTAACAAAATTAGGGAAATTACTATATCAATCGGTTGCTTTTGCTAATGCTACTTCAGAAGCTGTTGTACATACAAAGTGGATTGTTGTGTCTCACAATATTGCGATAGAAGAATTATTGCGAATAATTATACAACCAATACGTTTTTATGCAAAGGAAGATTGTACGGTCTTATTCCAGTTAATAAAAGCTTTAAAATATAGTATGACCAATCCTAAAATTTCCGAAGATAATAAGGCGAGTATCGTAATGGAACTTTCTATACTTGAGGCAGACGTAAAAAAATATATTGTTAACGAGGCTGATAGGAGAAAGTTACTACAGCAGTTCTAG
- a CDS encoding mechanosensitive ion channel family protein, with product MKIQLTDAWNKMANRLESWLNNLIINLPNIIIAIFVFVIVLFLSKYISRLTLKLLSKSSLQKSMKNVIAKLISILVIFAGLFLVLGILDLSKTLNTILAGAGVAGLAVGLALQGALANTFSGIVLSYIKQIKFGDWIESNDFEGEVIDIDLRAVTIRQPDNNLVYLPNKLVLENPIKNFSSTAQSRVILTCGVGYSSNLEFVRDLVRQTIVSNFEPVANEKDVIFIYSEFGDSSINFETRFWIDSTSALEVAKAKSEAMICIKKAFDKNDINIPFPIRTLDFPKNFKFTQEQKEG from the coding sequence ATGAAAATACAATTAACTGATGCCTGGAACAAAATGGCAAATAGATTAGAATCATGGTTAAATAATTTAATCATCAACTTACCAAATATTATTATTGCAATATTTGTTTTTGTCATTGTCCTATTCCTATCTAAATACATCAGTAGGTTAACCTTAAAATTACTAAGCAAGAGCAGCCTTCAAAAATCGATGAAAAATGTCATTGCTAAGCTAATCTCAATTTTAGTGATTTTTGCTGGTTTATTTTTAGTATTAGGGATTTTAGATTTAAGTAAAACGCTAAACACCATATTAGCAGGTGCAGGGGTGGCAGGTTTAGCCGTTGGGTTAGCATTGCAAGGCGCTTTAGCAAATACCTTTTCTGGTATTGTTTTATCCTACATTAAACAAATAAAATTTGGCGATTGGATAGAGAGCAATGATTTTGAGGGCGAGGTTATAGATATAGATTTACGTGCCGTGACCATAAGACAACCTGATAACAATTTAGTTTACTTACCTAATAAATTGGTGTTAGAAAACCCTATTAAAAACTTTTCATCAACGGCGCAGTCCCGAGTTATTTTAACTTGTGGCGTTGGTTATTCATCAAACTTAGAATTTGTTCGCGACTTAGTGAGACAAACGATCGTATCTAATTTTGAACCCGTAGCAAACGAAAAGGATGTTATTTTTATATATTCTGAATTTGGAGACAGCTCCATAAATTTTGAAACACGATTTTGGATTGATTCTACCTCTGCATTAGAGGTTGCTAAAGCTAAGTCAGAAGCTATGATTTGTATTAAGAAAGCTTTTGATAAGAATGATATTAATATTCCGTTCCCGATAAGAACTTTAGACTTTCCTAAAAACTTTAAGTTTACACAAGAACAAAAAGAGGGGTAA
- a CDS encoding YtxH domain-containing protein yields the protein MNNNSNTLLGILAGTAIGAALGILFAPDRGVNTRQKIADQAASTRDTLAETALDLRDRAAHSVASKRESLDTQIEHIVSDVSHKTEDVITTLESKLSELKAKNKKLQKS from the coding sequence ATGAATAATAACAGTAATACATTATTAGGGATATTAGCTGGTACCGCAATAGGAGCAGCTTTAGGAATTTTATTTGCTCCTGATAGAGGCGTAAATACAAGACAAAAAATAGCAGATCAAGCAGCTTCAACAAGAGATACACTAGCAGAAACAGCTTTAGATTTAAGAGATAGAGCAGCACATTCTGTAGCGTCTAAAAGAGAATCTTTAGATACGCAAATAGAGCACATTGTTTCTGATGTAAGTCATAAAACAGAAGATGTAATCACTACCTTAGAAAGTAAATTATCTGAATTAAAAGCTAAGAATAAGAAATTACAGAAATCATAA
- a CDS encoding cardiolipin synthetase, which produces MKKILLFIILIIISSCKSTKLVDSYKNPENVVFTAYKVLLVGMTPNQETRVAFESLLKEEFDKRKIESMRSIDLFDVNFTASAKTEEELRAVERQLLDKDFDAVLFAKVLGSESKQTVRKKISDWGNYTGKFRDDYLQHQDIYNSTGYYDQFKVYHTETTLYCICEGKEQSMVWRGSIDLTDPKNIDKSIDEYVQLVVNAMQEQDVIFRKK; this is translated from the coding sequence ATGAAAAAAATTCTCCTTTTTATCATCTTAATTATCATTTCTAGCTGTAAGAGTACCAAGCTTGTAGATAGTTACAAGAATCCTGAAAATGTGGTATTCACGGCTTATAAAGTGTTATTGGTGGGCATGACGCCTAACCAGGAAACTAGAGTAGCCTTTGAAAGCCTACTTAAAGAAGAGTTTGATAAAAGAAAAATTGAATCTATGCGTAGCATTGATCTTTTTGATGTCAATTTCACAGCATCTGCAAAGACCGAAGAAGAATTAAGAGCGGTAGAAAGACAGTTGCTAGATAAAGATTTTGATGCGGTTTTGTTTGCAAAGGTACTTGGCTCAGAAAGTAAACAGACGGTAAGAAAGAAAATATCTGATTGGGGGAATTATACAGGTAAGTTTAGAGATGATTATTTACAACATCAAGATATTTATAACAGTACCGGTTATTATGACCAGTTTAAAGTATATCATACAGAAACCACATTGTATTGTATTTGTGAGGGCAAAGAACAATCTATGGTTTGGCGTGGAAGTATAGATTTAACAGACCCGAAAAATATAGACAAGTCTATAGATGAATACGTACAACTTGTTGTAAACGCTATGCAGGAGCAAGATGTCATATTTAGAAAAAAATAA
- a CDS encoding ferritin-like domain-containing protein, which translates to MSTYTDKVGDKLNALLEKTYDAEKGYKKASENTDNVVLKTFFTRKSKQRYDFGHQLKVEINSFGQNIEKSGSLAAAAHRTWMDVKAFVSSNTSESMLEEAIRGEKAAIDEYKDVLSETNLPSSTITLLTQQMNQIELDLAKEKVMENIS; encoded by the coding sequence ATGAGTACATATACAGATAAAGTAGGAGATAAATTAAATGCATTATTAGAAAAAACCTATGATGCAGAAAAAGGCTATAAGAAAGCATCTGAAAATACAGATAATGTAGTTTTAAAAACATTCTTTACAAGAAAAAGTAAGCAACGATATGATTTTGGACACCAACTTAAAGTTGAAATAAATAGTTTTGGACAAAATATAGAAAAAAGCGGAAGTTTAGCTGCAGCTGCACATAGAACATGGATGGATGTTAAAGCATTCGTTTCTTCAAACACTTCGGAATCTATGTTAGAGGAAGCAATTAGAGGAGAAAAAGCAGCCATTGATGAATACAAAGATGTATTATCAGAAACAAATTTACCTTCTAGTACAATTACACTGTTAACACAACAGATGAATCAAATTGAACTAGATCTAGCGAAAGAAAAAGTGATGGAAAACATCAGCTAA
- a CDS encoding AI-2E family transporter: MKAINPKVIRQLFIILLILLMASLIFTEMLPYLSGVLGAITFYVLLRKPMGKLVKRGWNSDLAVSVLLIGSVIGILIPVGGIILMLANKIENTVAHSEDVIKASKKQLGTWEDKIGYDLTSKIDASAVSSWISDSLQSFAGGTFNILIALGLMYFMLYYMLTNRRQLRESLYEYIPIGNDNLKIIGKDVQAMVRSNALGIPLVAFAQGIVALIGFLIFNIEQPFFWAVIVFVGSMIPFIGTFIGTLPVFILTLASGNDFQAWGILIYGLVVIGSTDNLLRLVILKRIDNVHPLITLIGVIVGVPLFGFIGLIFGPLLISLFLIVLRIYKDEYGQEVHNQEQL; encoded by the coding sequence ATGAAAGCAATAAATCCTAAAGTGATTAGGCAGTTATTTATAATACTTCTTATTCTATTAATGGCATCATTAATTTTCACAGAGATGCTCCCCTACTTATCAGGAGTTCTAGGAGCCATAACCTTCTATGTATTATTACGGAAACCCATGGGAAAGTTAGTAAAAAGAGGTTGGAATTCTGATTTGGCTGTAAGCGTACTCTTAATTGGATCGGTCATAGGCATTCTAATTCCTGTTGGAGGAATAATATTGATGCTAGCAAATAAAATAGAAAATACTGTTGCACACTCAGAAGATGTAATCAAAGCAAGCAAAAAACAATTAGGAACATGGGAAGATAAGATAGGATATGACCTAACTTCTAAAATAGATGCTTCGGCGGTTTCCAGCTGGATATCAGATAGCTTACAGTCTTTTGCTGGTGGCACTTTCAATATTCTTATTGCTTTGGGTTTAATGTATTTTATGCTGTATTATATGCTTACCAATCGCAGACAACTAAGAGAGTCTCTTTATGAATATATTCCTATTGGTAATGATAATTTAAAAATTATAGGTAAAGATGTGCAAGCAATGGTACGCTCCAATGCTTTAGGGATTCCGCTGGTAGCTTTTGCCCAGGGTATTGTAGCGCTTATTGGTTTCTTAATATTTAATATTGAACAACCTTTCTTTTGGGCAGTTATCGTATTTGTTGGGTCTATGATTCCTTTTATTGGCACATTTATAGGAACATTACCCGTTTTTATCTTAACCTTAGCCTCTGGGAATGATTTTCAAGCCTGGGGAATACTTATCTACGGATTGGTCGTTATTGGATCTACAGATAACCTACTCCGTTTGGTGATTCTAAAAAGGATTGATAATGTACACCCATTGATTACATTAATTGGAGTTATTGTTGGTGTCCCTCTATTTGGATTTATAGGCTTAATTTTTGGCCCACTACTTATTAGCTTATTTTTAATTGTTTTACGTATTTACAAAGACGAATACGGACAAGAAGTACACAACCAAGAACAACTATAA
- a CDS encoding DUF1328 domain-containing protein, which translates to MLRWTVTFIILAIIAAVFGFGGIAAGAASIAKVLFFIFLILFVISLLTGRKKV; encoded by the coding sequence ATGTTACGTTGGACAGTCACATTTATCATATTAGCAATTATAGCCGCAGTATTTGGCTTTGGAGGAATAGCAGCAGGTGCTGCAAGCATCGCAAAAGTATTATTCTTTATATTTTTAATACTCTTTGTTATTTCACTTTTGACCGGAAGAAAAAAGGTATAG
- a CDS encoding response regulator, with protein sequence MAIQTLNIALADDDEDDRLLFKDAIEEIKIKTKLSLFTNGKELMDYLVLPNVILPEVIFLDLNMPIKNGMQCLKEIREHAKLRDLSVAIYSTSSSERDIEETFVNGANVYINKPNSFGELRTVIEKVLQLNWQYETSALNRENFLLRI encoded by the coding sequence ATGGCAATCCAAACATTGAATATTGCATTAGCAGATGATGACGAAGATGATAGACTTTTGTTTAAAGATGCTATTGAAGAAATTAAAATAAAGACAAAATTATCATTATTCACAAATGGTAAAGAACTTATGGATTACCTGGTATTGCCCAATGTAATACTTCCAGAGGTTATTTTTTTGGATTTAAATATGCCTATTAAAAATGGCATGCAGTGCTTAAAAGAGATTCGAGAACATGCCAAACTTAGAGATTTGTCTGTTGCTATATACTCTACCTCCTCTTCTGAACGAGATATTGAAGAAACATTTGTGAATGGTGCTAATGTATACATTAACAAACCTAACAGTTTTGGAGAATTGAGAACGGTTATCGAAAAAGTATTGCAGCTTAATTGGCAGTATGAAACGTCTGCCTTGAATAGAGAGAATTTTTTACTAAGAATTTAA
- a CDS encoding nitroreductase family protein codes for MTSPKQIQLENIAESDYEIFALLKQRYSPRTFKDVRVKKQHLNQLFEAARWSPSCNNIQPWRFIYAEKNSEAYQNIISCLSDFNKEWVVNAPLLMITAYEKKTEDHKDNFHALHDLGLAIGNMTTQAQYMGIAMHQMAGLDWQQAEKLFNVPENYHITSAIALGYYGGELDKLSPELQKAELKERQRIDQSQFAFMDSWKTIKHDDD; via the coding sequence ATGACATCACCGAAACAAATACAATTAGAAAATATTGCTGAAAGTGATTATGAAATATTTGCACTTTTAAAGCAACGCTATAGTCCTAGAACATTTAAAGATGTAAGGGTTAAAAAACAACATTTGAATCAGCTTTTTGAAGCCGCTAGATGGTCTCCTAGTTGTAATAATATACAGCCATGGCGATTTATCTATGCTGAAAAAAATTCAGAAGCTTATCAAAATATTATTTCCTGCTTAAGTGATTTTAATAAAGAATGGGTTGTAAATGCTCCACTATTAATGATCACTGCTTATGAAAAGAAAACAGAAGATCATAAAGATAACTTTCATGCCTTGCATGATTTAGGCTTAGCTATAGGCAACATGACCACCCAAGCACAATACATGGGTATTGCCATGCATCAAATGGCAGGTTTAGATTGGCAACAGGCAGAGAAACTATTTAATGTTCCAGAGAACTATCACATAACTTCTGCAATAGCTTTAGGTTATTATGGTGGGGAGCTAGACAAACTATCTCCAGAGTTACAAAAAGCAGAATTAAAAGAACGGCAAAGAATTGATCAGAGTCAGTTTGCCTTTATGGACAGTTGGAAAACAATAAAACACGATGATGATTAA